One genomic window of Garra rufa chromosome 2, GarRuf1.0, whole genome shotgun sequence includes the following:
- the soul2 gene encoding heme-binding protein soul2, with amino-acid sequence MARTLLSALCLLAGLVCFPSTECWEAPWFCHGRACPEYTVVQQHGGFEERNYNESHWITTSVAGTSESDLKAGFWKLYYFTQGQNSENKVIAMTRPVVVSVKEADGMGEQQVSISVFQSDANIPEPNDNTIKKTDIPGGTVYVRSFSGMASDEDALENAQQLRNDLRAAGKEFVENKFDAAGYDAPWDLINRHNEVWVRAP; translated from the exons ATGGCGAGGACTCTACTTTCCGCTTTGTGTCTACTGGCTGGACTCGTTTGTTTCCCAAGTACAGAATGTTGGGAAGCACCCTGGTTCTGTCATGGACGTGCGTGTCCTGAGTACACTGTGGTACAACAACATGGG GGATTTGAGGAGCGCAACTATAACGAGAGCCATTGGATTACAACCAGTGTTGCGGGAACCAGCGAGAGTGACTTAAAGGCAGGATTTTGGAAACTGTATTATTTCACTCAAGGTCAAAACAGTGAAA ATAAGGTGATTGCTATGACCAGGCCTGTGGTTGTCTCTGTGAAGGAAGCTGATGGTATGGGGGAGCAACAGGTGTCCATTTCCGTCTTTCAGTCTGACGCAAACATCCCTGAGCCCAACGATAACACTATCAAAAAAACAGACATACCAGGCGGTACTGTCTATGTCAG GTCATTTAGTGGTATGGCCTCTGATGAAGATGCTTTAGAGAATGCGCAGCAGCTTAGGAATGACCTCAGAGCTGCAGGAAAGGAGTTTGTTGAAAACAAGTTCGATGCTGCTGGATATGATGCACCATGGGATTTGATAAACAGGCACAATGAAGTTTGGGTTCGTGCACCCTGA